The following is a genomic window from Paenibacillus thiaminolyticus.
ATGGACTATTCTTTATCGCCGACAACGCTCGAAGATGTATATGTTGAGCTGACAAGCAAGAGGGAGATCGGTGCATGAAGATAGCGAACGATTTCAAATATGTCTTTCAAATGCAGTTGTTTCGAAGCATCGGCCCGCTTATGTTTTTTACAATCATCCAAGTCTTCATGTCTCTGGGGATTGTAATCGGATTCAGGTATCTGTTTGATGATCTGGATAACCAAAGCCTGCTGTATCTTGCCACTGGAGCTCCTACATTCATTCTCGTCCTCACGGGTCTTGTTATTTTGCCGATGCAGATCGGCAACGCCAAAGTCGAAGGCTATGTTGAATTTACCCGCACCTGGCCCGTTAACCGTGCCGTGATCATCGGAGCGGACACGTCGATCTGGCTCGGAATAACGATACCGGGATTATGCATCGCAACCCTGTTCGCCCATTTAATGTTTAATCCCGGATACGACATCTCATGGATAGTCATTCCGGCTTTGCTGTTAATTGCGTTAACATCCATCGGCGTAGGCTATGGATTTTCGTATCTGTTTCCGCAGGATGTGACTTTTGCGGTGTCCCAATTTATTGCCTTCGGGGCCCTAATGTTTTCTCCTCTTAATTTTCCGATTGAGCGGCTGCCGGAATGGTTTCAAGCGGTACATTACGTGCTGCCGTTCTACTCCATGGCCGAGGTCATGCGCGCTTCATTGGCCGCGTCAACCTTCGAGGCTTCGATATGGAACTACATCACCTTATGTATTTGGTGCGTGGTAGGATACGGCGGCGCGATCTGGATTCTGAACCGGAAGTAACTACGATGAAGTGAGGAGTGGCCTGCATGAGCGTGATTGCCGTAGTGGGGGCCGGAGTGATGGGTGTGGATGTTCCACACTCTCCTTCCACGGCTATAAGGTGATTGTGAAGGATATAGATGCGACGTCTTTGCAGCAAATACCACGAAAAATCGAACGCAATATTCGAAATTATCGTATGATTTCTCCGGCCTTGCGCGAATGGGAAACGGACGGCATCCTCAGCCGGATTGCCGTAACGGATACATATGAGCATTTTGCAGAGGTTTCCTGGGTGATCGAAAACATAACCGAGGATTGGGAGGCCAAAAGCCGGCTATATCGGGAACTGGGCGAGGTGTGCAGCAAAGACACGTTCTACGGTGCCAATACAAGCTGTATTTCGCCAACCAAGCTTGCCTCCTTGCTGGACAAGCAGCAGATTCTCGTCGAGGATTCTCCCGGCTTCGTGTCCAACCGGTTGTCTCATTTATTCATGAATGAAGCGGCGTTCCTGGTCCAGGAGGGGGTGGCGAAGCCAAGGCAGATCGATCTGATGTTCAAGAAAGGTTATTCTCATAAAATGGGTCCACTGGAAACAGCGGATCTGATCAGGCTGGATACCGTCGTTCGTTCGCTGGATGTCTTGTATAAGGAATACGGCGACTCGAAGTTCAGATGCTGCACGTTGTTGAGGAAGATGG
Proteins encoded in this region:
- a CDS encoding ABC transporter permease, translated to MKIANDFKYVFQMQLFRSIGPLMFFTIIQVFMSLGIVIGFRYLFDDLDNQSLLYLATGAPTFILVLTGLVILPMQIGNAKVEGYVEFTRTWPVNRAVIIGADTSIWLGITIPGLCIATLFAHLMFNPGYDISWIVIPALLLIALTSIGVGYGFSYLFPQDVTFAVSQFIAFGALMFSPLNFPIERLPEWFQAVHYVLPFYSMAEVMRASLAASTFEASIWNYITLCIWCVVGYGGAIWILNRK
- a CDS encoding 3-hydroxyacyl-CoA dehydrogenase family protein; amino-acid sequence: MKDIDATSLQQIPRKIERNIRNYRMISPALREWETDGILSRIAVTDTYEHFAEVSWVIENITEDWEAKSRLYRELGEVCSKDTFYGANTSCISPTKLASLLDKQQILVEDSPGFVSNRLSHLFMNEAAFLVQEGVAKPRQIDLMFKKGYSHKMGPLETADLIRLDTVVRSLDVLYKEYGDSKFRCCTLLRKMVDAGLLGRKSSQGFYHY